The following proteins are co-located in the Candidatus Methylomirabilis sp. genome:
- a CDS encoding ABC transporter ATP-binding protein, with protein MSAPFASVRDVRVRHGDRTVLAVDALTVERGEILVLLGPNGAGKSTLLRVLTLLEPPSAGEVLFEGSPVGPAERAAWRQRLCCCFQEPLLLDATALANAALPLRLRGVPRREAEVRARRWLERLGVAARAGRRAATLSGGEAQRVSLARALALEPELLGLDEPFAALDPESREPLLEEFLALQRERGMAAVLVTHDRAEALRMGDRIAVLLEGRLAQVGPAAEVFTRPVSPAVARLVGADTILEGTVLGATEGLLTLEVAGHRVQAVGMLPAGERALLCLRPEDVTLLPAAEMGRRSSARNNLPGRVTRLAPAGPLLRVHLDCGTPLTALVTRPSAAALGLVEGAQVIATFKASAAHCLPRLAPRAEPPGVPFLP; from the coding sequence ATGAGCGCGCCGTTCGCCAGCGTGCGGGACGTTCGGGTCCGCCACGGGGACCGGACGGTCCTGGCGGTGGACGCGCTCACGGTCGAGCGGGGGGAGATCCTCGTCCTCCTCGGCCCGAACGGCGCGGGGAAATCCACGCTCCTGCGGGTCCTGACGCTCCTCGAGCCACCGTCGGCAGGGGAAGTGCTGTTCGAGGGGAGCCCGGTCGGGCCCGCCGAGCGGGCCGCGTGGCGCCAGCGGCTCTGCTGTTGCTTCCAGGAGCCGCTCCTGCTCGACGCCACCGCCCTGGCGAACGCCGCGCTCCCGCTCCGCCTCCGCGGCGTGCCGCGGCGCGAGGCCGAGGTCCGGGCGCGCCGCTGGCTCGAGCGCCTCGGCGTGGCCGCCCGCGCGGGGCGGCGGGCCGCGACCCTCTCCGGCGGGGAGGCGCAGCGCGTCAGCCTCGCCCGGGCGCTCGCCCTCGAGCCGGAGCTCCTCGGGCTCGACGAGCCCTTCGCCGCCCTCGACCCGGAGAGCCGCGAACCGCTGCTCGAGGAGTTCCTGGCCCTGCAGCGGGAGCGAGGGATGGCGGCGGTCCTGGTCACCCACGACCGGGCCGAGGCGCTCCGGATGGGGGACCGGATCGCGGTCCTCCTGGAGGGCAGACTGGCGCAGGTGGGTCCGGCAGCGGAGGTCTTCACCCGACCGGTCAGTCCGGCCGTAGCGCGCCTCGTGGGGGCGGACACGATCCTGGAGGGAACCGTCCTGGGCGCGACGGAGGGGCTGCTCACCCTGGAGGTGGCGGGACACCGGGTCCAGGCCGTGGGGATGCTGCCTGCCGGGGAGCGGGCCCTCCTCTGCCTGCGCCCCGAGGATGTCACGCTGCTGCCGGCGGCGGAGATGGGGCGCAGGAGCAGCGCGCGCAACAACCTCCCCGGCCGGGTGACCAGGCTCGCGCCGGCCGGGCCGCTCCTCCGGGTCCACCTCGACTGCGGCACGCCCCTCACCGCCCTGGTGACCAGGCCTTCCGCCGCCGCGCTTGGCCTGGTGGAGGGGGCTCAGGTCATCGCCACCTTCAAGGCCTCCGCCGCCCACTGCCTGCCCCGGCTGGCCCCGCGTGCGGAGCCCCCCGGGGTCCCCTTTTTGCCTTGA